The proteins below come from a single Drosophila kikkawai strain 14028-0561.14 chromosome 3R, DkikHiC1v2, whole genome shotgun sequence genomic window:
- the mask gene encoding ankyrin repeat and KH domain-containing protein mask isoform X9: MITITWQLVRTLLLRLTKALTRSSRCRMDLLQLFFVDDDIPESDPDSCPHEGEVREDEDETEEESEDSDESDGDDEEDEEEIDVLQDNDADDEEIDDEDEEEDAPFLLDANNKRSSNLTALLEAAANEKAPVLRHATHAIDETKQALTKMRCASSPRDKNSSGFSRSLVAACTDNDVNTVKRLLCKGNVNLNDAAASTDDGESLLSMACSAGYYELAQVLLAMSAAQVEDKGQKDSTPLMEAASAGHLDIVKLLLSHHADVNAHCATGNTPLMFACAGGQVDVVKVLLKHGANVEEQNENGHTPLMEAASAGHVEVAKVLLEHGAGINTHSNEFKESALTLACYKGHLDMVRFLLQAGADQEHKTDEMHTALMEASMDGHVEVARLLLDSGAQVNMPTDSFESPLTLAACGGHVELATLLIERGANIEEVNDEGYTPLMEAAREGHEEMVALLLRKGANINATTEETQETALTLACCGGFSEVAAFLIKEGANLELGASTPLMEASQEGHTDLVRFLLKNKANVHAETQTGDTALTHACENGHTDAAGVLLSYAAELEHESEGGRTPLMKACRAGHLCTVKFLIQKGANVNKQTTSNDHTALSLACAGGHQSVVELLLKNNADPFHKLKDNSTMLIEASKGGHTRVVELLFSYPNISQTADMAAAANANQQAAAAAAAAAAAAAAAGSNQMRLQQQKILQQQLQHQLQQLNAPPGLHELSEAARASNQQLFHQQQFSSTGNVSTNIVALGTGDFLDAGELQLTATSSGMGGAGAGASTTGSEAGMEEYGEVGGIDLTTLGAQQQEGLIAKSRLFHLQPGFEQQQQQQQPPLVPCKHFDLDMEHINSLQPPQKAPPAPPVLFHTVCQQPVMQQQQQPLPQGQAKLKGILPNRNRVLKSGDVVEFIDCPLDQQQHTEQVRSQPLGEDGKSPQFACAGEDPRLQRRRGFMPEVKKGELPPDATTSSSGIDPNEPALKVEAEATALDNSQRTCGGAVITHSSEVLQSTAISDRPKVKATNKSNRKQAAAAAAAAAAAAAAAAQHAHQVLPNLQQNQMVSIYNNFVSRFQLPSDTRDISSPYFTQQMQQTHLQLQQHLQLHHQRVALDNAAAAAAAAAAASATSSSNVVAYSNSPASPLASPTGSGNFADQQQQESLDVALQRKTAMEDFRGMLETAVNGSRGGRKDPTMKPKLNFFDDGWHMVGVHNFFGDQPKSPTETPPEMEETTMSPTESDDHRLGTEPRAEMKNLATLCSAAAAAAAVAAANKDADEISTDIESDEDIEGAGADGAEGDENTLPPEPIALAAALREDGIILEEEEDDDDDEEDEEEEDDEQDTNSGDNIDKLTYDEDDADVDNEGEVDYIDEDEGAAEGEEDEDDDEDDEFFLDVPVNDQGAANNNNNNNNNSKNSSSSSSLPTKQRKMATRLENLILTSQTLCDFPPDLTNSELVHVLPQISNLKAAATSNAALNSVLQQQLAAATAAAAHAKAAAVVHQKQQLQHQVDGSDQQQQCVEDDGSAGPSELYPGLEHFANDGEMEDIFQELASSLNYPELAEFSLNQMCKGRFAGSWAAAAQSSSAKWPGQEQLVGVVRSPGEVPPDAQQQQANLVLLDYPMRQNIPLDQRLLEADEMHLQQHQQAPLSLLPFTTTTDDQQQQQLQLHHPAADFHQQQLALENDPELKQQMQQYSNARIIKAVAAHQHQQQQPPATNFVYNVESGDKNAPPVQLLFQLPPNMSQQQQALGEPLTEQQQQQQILHAEQAHLFQHHRTAGGQRAPTQNELEQVAQELLLQRSSGQASAGAQLPLKQKHFNLQEQLLLHPPPLMQAPTCVQHQVATQTHPASVVVPQPAAVGQYTQFALQPPQQQQQQLQQQPQGQQQNELSIWPMGTPTPTPSSGVSATTKSMPGGIAKKAIDKQSRKDRRCSGFRQTPAGSQVNTNQHQQPQVAATAQQQAQLQNQLTVATPACVDKTIEIDSETESNHDTALTLACAGGHEELVELLISRGANIEHRDKKGFTPLILAATAGHDKVVDILLKHSAELEAQSERTKDTPLSLACSGGRYEVVELLLSVGANKEHRNVSDYTPLSLAASGGYVNIIKLLLSHGAEINSRTGSKLGISPLMLAAMNGHTPAVKLLLDQGSDINAQIETNRNTALTLACFQGRHEVVSLLLDRRANVEHRAKTGLTPLMEAASGGYIEVGRVLLDKGADVNAAPVPTSRDTALTIAADKGHQKFVELLLSRGASVEVKNKKGNSPLWLAAHGGHLSVVELLYDHNADIDSQDNRRVSCLMAAFRKGHTKIVKWMVQYVSQFPSDQEMIRFIGTISDKELIDKCYDCMKILRSAKEAQAVKANKNASILLEELDLERTREESRKAAAARRRERKKKKKMEKKEEKRRQQQGSGHSGADGDDQQGDDDDASDKDDDSDKDDEDEEVGPPAEGDSGIDQGSCSSGDTKGAARLSAAQTLESSANSGQGKKSKKQQQKNKAVAAVEPASIPTPPVVSPASTTTTNVTKGISVKKQPTAAVESVVKASSPPTQTVALASGPLKRQLEVKKEETSSVKKKEEKTTSSTSSNKREKENQAPKEVALPAAKPTQPSNSSKLQSSDSASNIGSATATTITTRKEVAKPAVAQSISSSNNVSLNPAKRSEVDGWKEVVRKSSTQQTTAAVGGGSSGAPVPATASVSSATSLQQHHHPHHHHHLANNNSAGNSSNSSGGTGASSASSSAPEMTCKKVQVPVNAISRVIGRGGSNINAIRATTGAHIEVEKQGKNQSERCITIKGLTDATKQAHMLILALIKDPDVDILQMLPRINSSIKQTANASNAASAPMAVGTWDNRTAAGVNVNNFSSAASTTSTSSSSSASSTTAAAAYSNAHKQQQQQQPLHAQPAKGSSGRSSGSGKSNGSSSKSSGSASSASASSGSSRGQNGRGGYLSQQQQQSGRNAGGPTSSNGVSKGSSKGSEGSSKSGTTAQKITNSAQVKSSTGTTGGVQNFAKAAAVTATSSPKKAEGAGGAAAAIITSAGGRSSGVVAPFGRGKPVSAGPGQGGASTAVAGHVAQLGSGGNNILAGPIGTFNAADVAAVNAAAAAASVTTNSNVKPIAPPSKRVGSPTQAQQQQQQQAQQQQQTQQQLQQQQLQHQQQQSQQQPIQQQQQAHQQQQQAQTQQNLVINTNILNDLMAASAANTASDSFSAQLAAKLSSAYSLFSDYQQSQWGKLGDPGVGGGGAGPVGDILPQADASKAPGYNRNILSSPVGSSKASSNHSTSPPVGNVIQQQQQQQQQQQLQQQPPSSQQSVQQALNIITSSGGGAPAPPARSPLVANNEVNASGVAPQASINGTQSGLGETAPAHSPGVIKPPTATAPIQRHVPMPMSASEAGGPPTYGAIGSNPASGGNVAAAAAAAAAAAMIDRQQQNLQRLIYDKVGASQQQQQQQQPQPQLNYPMDPSSSPYIVDGNNMLRLNPRASVFAQGNKQPPPPQGGAPPSNMFGGGGGNQGRQPPGAGARQPGGAGSGQRWYGGALEYPSYSGRDMLHLENGAGGMAGLGSPSAMSPNHDDIRKMPRPIGTERAASWKFNNFNVAASALSMDDALSTVLPPWAHEPKAQPPGLQQQPPPPPQSQQQPLNWLKQQQQQYRPYNNGPYPQQQQHEQMNMPMDYHNMQAPPNMSQQQQQQHVNLMPSYGFQHFVGAPGAADISAHMPDKMEVWDHHDKHMPWTNYTTNWSN, from the exons ATGATAACCATCACCTGGCAATTAGTCCGTACACTTTTACTGAGATTGACCAAAGCACTGACCAGGAGTTCCCGTTGCCGCATGGACCTTTTGCAGCTGTTCTTCGTCGAT GATGATATTCCCGAGTCAGATCCCGATAGCTGCCCGCACGAGGGCGAGGTGCgcgaggatgaggatgagacGGAGGAGGAGTCTGAGGACTCGGACGAGTCTGATGGCGATGACGaagaggacgaggaggagataG ATGTGCTGCAGGACAACGATGCGGACGATGAGGAGAttgacgacgaggacgaggaggaagaTGCGCCCTTTTTGTTAGACGCCAACAACAAGCGATCGAGTAATCTCACCGCCCTGCTGGAGGCCGCGGCCAATGAGAAGGCACCCGTCCTGCGTCACGCCACCCATGCCATTGATGAGACCAAGCAGGCGCTGACCAAGATGCGTTGTGCCAGCAGCCCGCGCGACAAGAA CAGCAGTGGCTTCTCCCGATCCCTGGTGGCCGCCTGCACGGATAACGACGTCAATACGGTGAAGCGGCTGCTCTGCAAGGGCAATGTTAACCTTAATGATGCCGCTGCTTCCACGGACGATGGCGAATCTCTGCTCTCGATGGCCTGCTCGGCGGGCTACTACGAGCTGGCTCAG GTTCTGCTGGCCATGTCTGCCGCCCAGGTGGAGGACAAGGGGCAAAAGGACTCTACGCCGCTTATGGAGGCAGCCTCCGCGGGGCATTTGGACATTGTGAAGCTGTTGCTGAGCCACCATGCCGATGTAAATGCTCATTGCGCCACCGGTAATACCCCGCTCATGTTCGCCTGTGCCGGCGGTCAGGTAGATGTGGTCAAGGTTTTACTCAAGCACGGCGCCAACGTTGAGGAGCAGAACGAAAACGGACACACGCCCCTGATGGAGGCCGCCTCCGCCGGCCATGTTGAAGTGGCAAAG gtgCTGCTGGAACATGGAGCCGGCATCAACACCCACTCGAACGAGTTTAAGGAGAGCGCCCTTACTCTGGCCTGCTACAAGGGTCACCTGGACATGGTCCGATTCCTGCTACAGGCTGGTGCCGATCAGGAGCACAAGACCGACGAAATGCATACCGCCCTAATGGAAGCCTCAATGGATGGTCACGTTGAGGTGGcgcggctgctgctggacTCGGGTGCCCAGGTGAATATGCCGACGGACTCGTTCGAGTCACCGCTAACGCTAGCCGCCTGCGGTGGGCACGTCGAATTGGCCACCCTGCTGATTGAACGCGGCGCCAATATTGAGGAGGTGAACGATGAAGGCTACACTCCGCTAATGGAGGCTGCGCGCGAGGGCCACGAGGAGATGGTGGCGCTGCTGCTTAGGAAGGGGGCGAACATCAATGCTACCACGGAGGAAACGCAGGAGACGGCCCTCACGTTGGCCTGCTGCGGCGGGTTTAGTGAAGTGGCTGCCTTTCTAATCAAGGAAGGCGCCAATCTGGAACTGGGCGCCTCCACGCCTCTCATGGAGGCCTCACAGGAGGGACACACTGACCTGGTACGCTTCCTGCTCAAGAACAAGGCCAATGTTCATGCCGAGACGCAGACAGGAGATACGGCCCTGACGCATGCCTGCGAAAACGGCCATACGGATGCGGCTGGCGTTCTCCTATCCTATGCAGCCGAGCTGGAGCATGAATCCGAAGGCGGACGAACGCCACTGATGAAGGCCTGTCGCGCCGGACACCTGTGCACCGTCAAGTTCCTCATTCAGAAGGGCGCCAACGTCAATAAGCAGACGACCAGTAATGACCACACTGCCCTGTCGCTAGCCTGCGCCGGTGGTCATCAGTCTGTGGTAGAACTGCTACTGAAGAACAACGCCGATCCGTTCCACAAGTTGAAGGACAACAGCACCATGCTAATCGAGGCCTCCAAAGGTGGGCATACGAGAGTCGTTGAGCTCCTATTCAGCTATCCCAACATTTCGCAAACGGCTGATATGGCAGCGGCTGCGAATGCCAACCAACAAgcggccgctgccgccgcagctgcagccgccgccgctgccgcagcTGGGTCCAATCAGATGCGCCTGCAGCAACAGAAGatcctccagcagcagctgcaacatCAGTTGCAGCAGCTCAACGCTCCCCCTGGATTGCATGAGCTATCTGAGGCGGCGCGAGCCTCTAACCAGCAACTGTTCCACCAGCAGCAGTTCAGCAGTACCGGCAATGTATCCACGAACATCGTGGCCCTGGGCACTGGGGACTTTTTGGACGCCGGCGAGCTGCAGTTGACGGCAACATCGTCGGGTATGGGCGGTGCCGGAGCAGGTGCCAGCACCACCGGGAGTGAAGCTGGCATGGAGGAGTACGGAGAAGTGGGAGGCATTGATCTGACCACCCTGGGcgcccagcagcaggaggGTCTTATTGCCAAGTCGCGACTATTCCACCTGCAGCCGGGCTttgagcagcaacagcagcagcagcagccaccgctGGTGCCGTGCAAGCACTTTGACCTGGACATGGAGCACATCAACTCTTTGCAGCCGCCGCAGAAGGCACCGCCAGCTCCGCCAGTGCTCTTCCACACAGTTTGCCAACAGCCTGtaatgcaacagcagcagcagccactgccTCAAGGTCAGGCCAAGCTGAAGGGCATCCTGCCGAATAGGAATCGTGTGTTGAAGTCTGGCGACGTGGTGGAGTTCATCGACTGCCCGCTCGATCAGCAACAGCACACTGAGCAGGTGCGTTCACAGCCACTGGGTGAGGATGGAAAATCTCCCCAGTTCGCCTGCGCTGGAGAGGATCCACGGCTGCAGCGACGTCGCGGCTTTATGCCTGAGGTAAAGAAGGGCGAACTGCCGCCGGATGCCACCACGAGCAGCAGTGGCATAGACCCCAACGAGCCAGCCTTGAAAG TAGAAGCCGAAGCCACAGCGCTGGACAATAGCCAG CGAACCTGTGGCGGAGCCGTCATTACACACTCCTCGGAAGTTCTTCAGAGCACAGCCATTAGCGACAGGCCCAAGGTCAAGGCCACCAACAAGAGCAATCGCAAGCaggcagccgcagcagcagcagcggcggcagcggcagcagcagctgcagcccAGCATGCCCATCAGGTGTTACCGAATCTGCAGCAGAACCAGATGGTCTCCATTTACAACAACTTCGTGAGTAGATTCCAACTACCAAGTGACACACGCGACATATCTTCTCCTTATTTCACACAGCAAATGCAGCAGACACATTTGCAATTGCAACAACATCTGCAATTGCATCATCAACGTGTGGCTTTGGACaatgcagcagccgccgcggcggcagcagcagcagcatcagcgaCTTCTTCGTCTAATGTCGTGGCCTACTCCAATTCACCGGCCTCGCCCCTCGCTTCTCCCACAGGCAGCGGCAATTTCGCtgaccaacagcagcaggaatCCTTGGATGTGGCCCTGCAGCGCAAGACGGCCATGGAGGATTTCCGCGGCATGCTAGAGACTGCGGTTAATGGGTCGCGAGGAGGCAGGAAGGACCCAACCATGAAGCCAAAGTTGAACTTTTTCGATGACGGTTGGCATATGGTTGGAGTGCATAATTTCTTTGGCGATCAGCCCAAGTCGCCCACAGAGACGCCGCCGGAAATGGAGGAGACCACCATGTCGCCAACTGAAAGCGATGATCATCGCCTAGGCACGGAGCCACGGGCCGAGATGAAAAATCTAGCTACGCTCTGTtccgcggcagcagcggccgcTGCTGTGGCAGCAGCCAATAAGGATGCGGATGAGATAAGCACAGATATTGAGAGCGATGAGGACATTGAAGGGGCTGGTGCCGATGGGGCAGAGGGTGATGAGAATACTTTGCCGCCCGAACCCATTGCTTTGGCTGCGGCTCTCCGTGAGGATGGCATCATTCTGGAAGAGgaagaagacgacgacgatgacgaagaagacgaggaggaggaggatgacgaGCAGGATACCAACAGCGGAGATAACATCGATAAGCTTACCTATGACGAAGATGATGCTGATGTGGACAATGAGGGAGAGGTGGATTACATTGATGAAGATGAAGGCGCTGCCGAGGGagaggaggatgaggacgatgatgaggatgatgaGTTCTTTTTGGATGTGCCCGTCAATGATCAGGGTGCCgccaataataacaacaacaataataacaactcAAAGAACAGCTCTAGCAGCAGTTCACTGCCTACCAAGCAGCGCAAGATGGCCACACGATTGGAGAACTTGATCCTTACCTCGCAGACCTTGTGCGACTTCCCGCCCGACCTCACCAACTCGGAGCTGGTCCACGTTTTGCCCCAGATAAGCAATCTCAAGGCGGCGGCCACAAGCAATGCGGCTTTGAACAGCGTTCTCCAGCAACAGCTGGCAgctgccacagcagcagcagcgcatGCCAAGGCAGCTGCGGTTGTTCACcagaagcagcagctccagcatcAAGTGGACGGTAgtgatcagcagcagcaatgcg TTGAGGATGATGGCAGCGCTGGACCCAGCGAGCTATATCCCGGCTTGGAGCACTTTGCCAACGATGGCGAAATGGAGGACATATTCCAG GAGCTGGCAAGCAGCCTTAACTACCCCGAGCTGGCCGAGTTTAGCCTTAACCAGATGTGCAAGGGTAGGTTTGCCGGCAGCTGGGCAGCGGCGGCGCAATCATCATCGGCCAAGTGGCCCGGCCAGGAGCAGTTGGTAGGTGTGGTCAGATCGCCAGGAGAAGTGCCGCCAGatgcacagcagcaacaggcgaATCTCGTCCTGCTGGACTATCCCATGCGGCAAAACATCCCACTTGACCAGCGACTCCTCGAGGCGGATGAAATGCACCTGCAG CAACATCAACAGGCTCCGCTTTCGTTACTGCCcttcaccaccaccacggacgatcagcagcagcagcagctgcagctgcatcaTCCAGCGGCCGATTTCCACCAGCAACAGCTCGCCTTGGAGAACGATCCAGAGCTGAAGCAGCAGATGCAACAGTACTCCAATGCGCGAATCATTAAGGCTGTGGCTGCAcaccaacaccagcagcagcagccgcctgCCACCAACTTTGTGTACAACGTGGAAAGCGGCGACAAGAATGCGCCGCCAGTCCAGTTGCTTTTCCAGCTGCCGCCCAACATGTCCCAGCAACAACAGGCCTTGGGAGAGCCTCTCActgagcaacagcagcagcagcaaatttTGCACGCCGAGCAGGCCCACCTTTTCCAGCATCATCGAACCGCCGGTGGCCAGCGTGCGCCCACCCAGAACGAGTTGGAGCAGGTGGCCCAGGAGCTGCTGCTTCAGCGTAGTAGCGGACAGGCTTCGGCCGGAGCGCAATTGCCTCTTAAGCAAAAGCACTTTAACCTGCAGGAACAGCTGCTGCTACATCCGCCGCCGCTCATGCAGGCGCCCACCTGTGTCCAGCATCAG GTGGCCACACAGACGCATCCTGCCTCCGTGGTTGTGCCGCAGCCCGCAGCAGTGGGACAGTATACCCAGTTCGCCCTGCAGCctccacagcagcagcaacagcagctgcagcagcagccgcagggACAGCAGCAGAACGAGCTCTCGATTTGGCCAATGGGCACGCCCACACCCACGCCCAGCAGTGGAGTGAGTGCCACCACCAAATCAATGCCTGGCGGCATTGCCAAAAAGGCAATTGACAAGCAGTCGCGCAAGGATCGCCGATGCTCTGGATTCCGGCAAACACCAGCCGGCAGTCAAG TGAATACgaatcagcatcaacagccccAGGTGGCAGCAACggcccagcagcaggcgcaACTGCAGAACCAGCTGACCGTGGCCACCCCCGCCTGCGTGGACAAGACGATTGAGATCGATTCCGAGACCGAGTCGAACCACGACACAGCCTTAACACTGGCCTGTGCCGGCGGGCACGAGGAGCTCGTTGAGCTGCTCATCAGTCGGGGAGCGAATATCGAGCACCGGGACAAGAAGGGATTCACACCGCTGATACTGGCGGCCACAGCTGGACATGACAAGGTCGTGGACATTCTGCTCAAGCACAGTGCCGAGCTGGAGGCCCAATCCGAGCGCACCAAGGACACGCCACTGTCGTTGGCCTGCTCAGGCGGCCGCTACGAGGTGGTCGAGCTCCTGCTCAGCGTCGGTGCCAACAAGGAGCACCGCAATGTGTCAGACTATACACCATTGAGTTTGGCGGCCAGTGGCGGCTATGTGAACATCATCAAGCTGCTGTTAAGCCATGGAGCTGAGATCAATTCCCGAACGGGCAGCAAGCTGGGCATCTCTCCCCTCATGCTAGCCGCCATGAATGGCCATACGCCGGCGGTGAAGTTGCTTCTGGATCAGGGGTCCGACATCAACGCTCAAATCGAGACGAATCGCAACACTGCGCTCACTTTGGCCTGCTTCCAGGGCAGGCATGAGGTCGTTAGTCTGCTCCTCGACCGGCGGGCCAATGTCGAGCACCGAGCAAAGACTGGCCTCACACCGCTAATGGAGGCCGCCTCCGGCGGATACATCGAGGTGGGTCGCGTCCTGCTGGACAAGGGGGCGGATGTGAATGCCGCTCCAGTGCCCACATCCAGGGACACGGCGCTGACCATTGCCGCCGACAAGGGCCACCAGAAGTTTGTGGAGCTCCTGCTGTCGCGGGGGGCCAGTGTAGAGGTAAAAAATAAGAAGGGTAACTCGCCGCTCTGGCTGGCCGCCCACGGGGGCCACCTGAGTGTCGTAGAACTCTTGTACGACCACAATGCTGACATTGACTCGCAGGACAATCGGCGCGTCTCCTGCCTGATGGCCGCCTTCCGCAAGGGTCACACCAAGATTGTCAAGTGGATGGTTCAGTATGTGTCCCAGTTCCCCTCCGACCAGGAGATGATCCGCTTCATTGGCACCATCAGTGACAAGGAGTTAATTGACAAGTGCTACGATTGCATGAAGATTCTGCGCAGCGCCAAGGAGGCACAGGCCGTCAAGGCCAACAAGAATGCATCCATTCTGCTTGAAGAGCTGGATCTGGAGCGGACACGCGAGGAGAGCCGCAAGGCGGCCGCTGCCAGACGTCGTGAgcggaagaagaagaagaagatggaAAAGAAAGAGGAGAAGCGACGCCAGCAGCAGGGCAGCGGTCACAGTGGAGCCGATGGAGATGACCAGCAGGGCGATGATGACGATGCCAGTGACAAGGACGATGATTCCGATaaggacgacgaggacgaggaggttGGTCCGCCGGCGGAGGGTGACTCTGGCATCGATCAGGGATCTTGCTCCAGCGGAGACACTAAGGGAGCTGCCCGCTTGAGTGCTGCTCAAACTCTGGAATCCTCCGCCAACTCTGGCCAGGGAAAGAAGagcaagaagcagcagcagaagaatAAGGCGGTGGCAGCTGTGGAACCAGCCTCTATACCCACTCCTCCGGTCGTCTCACCCGCTtcaaccaccaccaccaacgtCACCAAGGGCATCTCTGTGAAGAAGCAACCAACCGCGGCTGTCGAAAGTGTCGTCAAGGCGTCGTCGCCTCCCACACAAACGGTGGCGCTGGCCTCGGGTCCCTTAAAGCGCCAACTGGAGGTCAAGAAGGAAGAGACGTCCTCAGTGAAAAAGAAGGAGGAGAAGACCACCAGTTcgaccagcagcaacaagcgCGAGAAGGAGAACCAAGCGCCCAAAGAGGTGGCCTTGCCGGCAGCCAAACCGACTCAACCCAGTAACTCCAGCAAACTGCAGAGTAGCGATTCTGCCAGTAACATAGGCAGTGCCACCGCCACAACTATCACCACCCGCAAGGAAGTGGCCAAACCAGCAGTGGCGCAatccatcagcagcagcaacaacgtcAGCCTGAATCCGGCTAAACGCAGCGAAGTTGATGGATGGAAGGAGGTGGTGCGTAAGAGCAGCACCCAGCAGACCACTGCGGCGGTGGGAGGTGGATCCAGTGGTGCTCCAGTGCCTGCCACAGCCAGTGTCAGTTCGGCAACCAGCctgcagcagcaccatcatccgcatcaccaccatcacctggccaacaacaacagcgccGGCAACAGCTCCAACTCGAGCGGAGGCACTGGTGCTTCGTCAGCGTCTTCCTCGGCACCCGAGATGACGTGCAAGAAGGTTCAGGTGCCGGTGAACGCCATCTCCCGTGTGATTGGACGCGGTGGAAGCAACATTAACGCCATTCGAGCCACCACCGGTGCCCACATTGAGGTGGAGAAGCAGGGCAAGAACCAGTCTGAGCGATGCATCACGATCAAGGGTTTGACCGATGCCACCAAGCAGGCTCATATGCTCATACTGGCGCTCATCAAGGATCCGGATGTGGACATACTGCAGATGCTGCCCAGGATTAACAGCAGCATCAAGCAGACCGCCAATGCCAGCAACGCAGCAAGTGCCCCCATGGCCGTTGGCACCTGGGATAATCGTACCGCTGCTGGCGTAAACGTAAACAACTTCTCATCGGCGGCATCCACCACCTCCACATCGTCCAGTTCGTCGGCCAGTTCCacgacagcggcagcagcctACAGCAATGCGcacaaacagcagcagcagcagcagcccctgCACGCACAGCCTGCGAAGGGTTCCAGTGGACGTAGCTCGGGTTCTGGCAAGTccaatggcagcagctccaagTCGTCGGGTTCGGCGTCGTCGGCGAGTGCCTCATCAGGTTCCTCCCGCGGACAGAATGGCCGTGGCGGTTATctcagccagcagcagcagcagtctgGACGAAATGCTGGTGGCCCCACCTCCTCGAATGGCGTGTCCAAGGGAAGCAGCAAGGGCTCTGAGGGCTCGTCCAAATCCGGAACGACAGCCCAGAAGATTACCAACTCGGCTCAAGTAAAGTCCTCGACAGGGACTACCGGAGGAGTACAGAACTTTGCCAAGGCTGCAGCGGTCACGGCCACATCTTCGCCCAAAAAGGCTGAGGGTGCTGGAGGAGCTGCCGCTGCTATAATTACCTCGGCTGGCGGACGGAGCAGCGGCGTGGTGGCTCCCTTCGGCAGAGGCAAACCAGTCTCTGCTGGGCCTGGCCAAGGAGGCGCCTCAACAGCGGTAGCTGGTCACGTTGCCCAACTGGGCAGCGGTGGCAATAACATATTGGCTGGACCAATTGGCACCTTCAATGCGGCGGATGTGGCCGCCGTGAATGCAGCCGCTGCCGCGGCATCAGTGACAACTAATAGCAACGTGAAGCCTATTGCTCCGCCCAGCAAGCGAGTGGGATCACCCACCcaagcacagcagcagcagcagcaacaggcacaacagcagcagcagactcaacagcagctgcaacagcaacagttacagcaccaacaacagcagtcgcagcagcagccaatacagcagcagcaacaggcacaccaacaacagcagcaagcACAGACTCAGCAGAATCTGGTGATCAACACGAATATTCTCAACGACTTGATGGCGGCCAGTGCAGCCAACACTGCCAGCGATAGCTTCAGTGCCCAGTTGGCGGCCAAGCTGTCGAGCGCCTATTCCCTGTTCAGTGACTACCAGCAATCGCAGTGGGGCAAGCTCGGAGATCCAGGCGTTGGAGGCGGAGGTGCTGGACCTGTTGGCGATATTCTGCCGCAGGCGGATGCCTCTAAGGCACCAGGATACAATCGCAACATCCTTAGTTCGCCCGTGGGCAGTTCCAAGGCTTCGTCGAATCACTCCACCTCGCCACCCGTGGGCAATGTGatccagcaacagcaacaacagcagcagcagcagcaactgcagcagcaaccgcCATCCAGCCAACAGAGTGTCCAGCAGGCCCTGAATATTATAACCAGTAGTGGCGGTGGAGCGCCTGCACCGCCGGCCAGATCACCATTGGTGGCAAACAACGAGGTGAATGCCTCAGGAGTTGCCCCCCAGGCCTCTATCAACGGTACCCAGAGTGGTCTGGGAGAGACTGCCCCCGCCCACTCACCGGGTGTTATTAAGCCGCCAACGGCCACGGCACCCATTCAGAGGCATGTTCCAATGCCGATGTCCGCCTCGGAGGCAGGAGGACCACCAACATACGGAGCGATCGGTTCCAATCCGGCCAGCGGAGGTAATGTGgctgccgccgcagcagcagcagccgccgccgccatgaTCGATCGCCAGCAGCAGAATCTACAGCGTCTGATCTATGACAAGGTAGGCGcctcccagcagcagcaacagcagcaacagccgcaACCGCAGCTCAACTATCCCATGGATCCGTCGTCCTCGCCGTACATTGTCGATGGCAACAACATGCTTCGCTTGAATCCGCGCGCCTCGGTCTTTGCCCAGGGCAACAAGCAGCCGCCACCACCGCAGGGTGGAGCGCCGCCATCGAATATGtttggaggcggcggcggcaaccaGGGGCGACAGCCACCGGGTGCTGGTGCTAGGCAGCCAGGAGGTGCAGGCAGCGGGCAGCGCTGGTATGGAGGTGCATTGGAATATCCCTCGTACTCGGGCAGGGATATGCTGCATCTGGAGAACGGAGCTGGCGGAATGGCGGGCCTGGGCTCACCATCTGCCATGTCGCCCAACCATGACGACATCCGCAAGATGCCGCGCCCCATTGGCACGGAACGTGCTGCCTCCTGGAAGTTCAACAACTTCAACGTGGCCGCCTCGGCCCTGAGCATGGACGACGCACTGTCGACCGTCCTGCCACCATGGGCTCACGAGCCGAAGGCCCAGCCGCCAGGTTTGCAACAGCAGCCACCGCCTCCACcgcagtcgcagcagcagccgctcaACTGGctgaaacagcagcagcagcagtacagGCCCTACAACAACGGGCCAtatccgcagcagcagcagcatgagCAAATGAAT ATGCCCATGGACTACCACAACATGCAGGCGCCGCCAAATAtgagccaacagcagcagcagcagcacgttAACCTGATGCCCTCGTACGGCTTTCAGCATTTCGTGGGAGCCCCTGGCGCAGCTGATATCTCTGCACACATGCCGGACAAGATGGAGGTGTGGGATCACCACGACAAACAC ATGCCTTGGACCAACTACACCACCAATTGGTCCAACTGA